The proteins below come from a single uncultured Carboxylicivirga sp. genomic window:
- a CDS encoding T9SS type B sorting domain-containing protein: MKRLLLISYLSSLLFSMSLIVNAQVGKEFWFVAPEVTDQHGDEPVVLRFTTFANPATITISMPSNSGFSDVVLNYGKYTHDNYVLNKHDVENYPADAINNKGILITSTEDISVYYEVADDGNPDKFTLKGYNALGLDFMVPSQNLFANWPYANNDANEKADIVATEDNTEISIIPSVDITGHKAGEEYTITLNRAQTYCIECRDISPGGSLAGTKINANKRIAVTISDDSIYELEKYDHPRDLIGDQLIPISVIGYSYVVVNTSKAPNSNNHQNNINKIFIMAVEDNTHVFVNNTVQVATTIDAGELYSFDLSSQNAYITSPKPIYVYQVAGLVNADANNKGNEFGSAILPSIDCTGSRSVSFTRNYTRDFWINIVAEEDVAKALIVRDKDGNDITSTTPLVANNMWNVVNMQGINEKWKTIAANFDMLNTSEVYTIELPDNVDGLFHLSILDENDPSTGAGSVSYGYFSSFNNFWVDGPSQACYGEKVALSARTDMENYKWYSLATGSDILSEDPTFYVSESGTYWVEAEVKYAGCTQTDSIVVDFNAPEIDLGNDTIVCPGETVTFDAGSGFSSYAWSNGATGSSTQVTASEGSTIAISVEVSDNIGCLANDEAIVESFVVPEITLNTTTVCIGASVVNTSDFDRYEWVLNGGVLNTDPSQNYIIPEASGSYTLTAWTLDGCSVSETFQITVNDLPVFELEDAVVCSGNDYTFEGPTGNGYSYLWNNGSNGSSLSVTNDGIYSLQVTDDNGCIASDDASLQFVMPVPIDLGPDRAECAGITLSISNSSDYSNYEWTWDDGSTVHNLNPTPEYELKIEEGKVSNSGVYHLQVIDMNGCEVEDEVKIDFYDTDPPVLYTTQNLCEGQEIEIIASSGYDSYSWSHDGTSLSQLPSDQNIIQVSDGGLYIVEAEYKGCVKFNEITVDEYLAPQIKLSDLNSMCEEGQEVLTIQNYLQSVPENVFDYLYWNDANNQRYSDWTTAQFIVSSAGIYSVTAVDALGCVAKDDVTITYYQPTEINLGGPYEECKSTGVLLQNPVSTAQGYTWNYLSADGEEVKSTDADYLALKSGTYKLNITDKNGCDATGNVVVTVHPEPTLDLGPDQQICIGEYIEVATSSDYAIYRWNDNPLLNTNKLYLDASGNYKLQVTNSFGCSAQDEINIIVNHRPKVSIQDEWVCPFEIVDLQVDNLNGGTYSYLWSTGETNNFISADREGIYSATVSSGNGCDTTVQASVRWRRSPNVSLGVDEFICPLDGMPIITAEGGPFQSYLWHNQQTTPSIEANLVDTVNWVVVTDEFGCTGYDTKLVKQFAEPKLELLNDSMVCNFDSLLIGVDHDLYVLEWSTGQHEAEIWLKNAGEYWVSVSDGCHIIKDTMQLEVYPTPVVASLDTSIYAQVVLYANGGTQPYLYAINNGSLGESNVFSNLANGEHILCVEDANGCMSLDTVNIYNYLDIDIPKFFTPNDDGYNDTWVIEGLDRLPDSEIRIYDRYGKLLIKYKASDPGWDGKYLGKPMKSDDYWYVIELHPTGKYIKGNLTLKR; the protein is encoded by the coding sequence ATGAAAAGACTTCTACTCATTAGTTATTTGAGCTCTTTGTTATTTAGCATGAGCTTAATCGTAAATGCACAAGTTGGTAAGGAGTTTTGGTTTGTAGCTCCGGAAGTAACTGATCAGCATGGCGACGAACCTGTGGTATTACGTTTTACTACTTTTGCAAATCCTGCAACCATAACTATTTCAATGCCCTCAAATTCAGGTTTCTCAGATGTGGTATTGAATTACGGTAAGTATACCCACGATAATTATGTACTTAATAAACATGACGTTGAAAATTATCCAGCCGATGCAATTAATAATAAAGGTATATTAATTACTTCAACAGAAGATATTTCGGTTTACTATGAGGTGGCTGATGATGGTAACCCTGATAAATTTACCCTTAAGGGCTATAACGCTTTGGGGTTAGATTTTATGGTGCCATCACAAAATTTATTCGCTAACTGGCCATATGCTAATAATGATGCAAATGAAAAAGCAGATATAGTTGCAACTGAAGATAATACCGAGATTTCTATTATTCCTTCAGTAGATATTACCGGACATAAAGCCGGCGAAGAATATACAATAACATTAAACCGAGCTCAAACATATTGTATCGAATGTCGTGATATTTCACCTGGAGGTTCTCTGGCAGGCACAAAAATTAATGCGAATAAAAGAATTGCGGTTACAATTTCTGATGATTCCATATATGAACTAGAAAAATATGATCATCCGCGAGATTTAATTGGAGACCAGTTGATACCTATTAGTGTGATTGGATATTCTTATGTGGTGGTAAATACCAGTAAAGCTCCAAATTCAAATAATCATCAAAACAATATTAATAAAATTTTCATCATGGCCGTGGAAGACAATACACATGTATTTGTCAATAACACCGTTCAAGTGGCAACAACCATTGATGCAGGAGAATTATATAGTTTCGATTTATCAAGTCAGAATGCTTATATAACTTCTCCTAAACCCATTTATGTATATCAGGTAGCAGGATTGGTTAATGCCGATGCTAATAATAAAGGAAATGAGTTTGGTAGTGCTATTTTACCTTCTATTGATTGTACCGGATCCCGAAGTGTTTCGTTTACCAGAAATTATACTCGTGATTTTTGGATTAATATTGTGGCCGAAGAAGATGTGGCTAAAGCTTTAATAGTTAGAGATAAAGATGGGAATGATATTACATCAACTACACCTCTTGTTGCTAATAATATGTGGAATGTGGTTAATATGCAAGGGATTAATGAGAAATGGAAAACCATCGCTGCTAATTTCGATATGTTGAATACATCTGAAGTGTATACGATTGAATTACCCGATAATGTTGATGGTTTGTTTCATTTAAGTATTCTTGATGAGAACGATCCAAGCACAGGGGCAGGAAGTGTAAGCTATGGTTATTTTTCATCTTTTAATAATTTCTGGGTTGATGGTCCTTCTCAAGCATGTTATGGTGAAAAGGTTGCCTTAAGTGCAAGAACTGATATGGAAAATTATAAATGGTATTCGCTGGCTACCGGCAGTGATATCCTTTCAGAAGATCCAACTTTTTATGTTAGTGAGTCAGGTACTTATTGGGTAGAAGCAGAAGTAAAATATGCTGGTTGTACTCAAACAGATAGTATTGTAGTTGATTTTAATGCACCTGAAATTGATTTAGGTAATGATACAATCGTTTGCCCGGGCGAAACGGTAACCTTTGATGCTGGTTCTGGTTTTTCTTCGTATGCGTGGAGTAATGGTGCAACTGGATCGTCTACTCAGGTAACAGCCTCAGAAGGTTCTACCATTGCAATTTCAGTAGAAGTAAGCGATAATATTGGCTGTTTAGCTAATGATGAAGCAATAGTGGAGTCTTTTGTAGTTCCTGAGATTACTCTTAATACAACTACTGTATGTATAGGAGCTTCTGTGGTTAATACAAGCGATTTCGATCGTTATGAATGGGTTCTTAATGGAGGAGTGTTAAATACCGATCCATCGCAGAACTATATTATTCCGGAAGCTTCTGGTAGTTACACGTTAACCGCCTGGACTCTTGATGGGTGTTCAGTTTCTGAAACATTCCAAATTACCGTAAATGATTTACCGGTTTTTGAATTAGAAGATGCGGTTGTTTGTTCAGGCAACGATTATACTTTTGAAGGTCCAACAGGCAATGGTTATTCCTACTTGTGGAATAATGGTTCAAACGGTAGTAGTTTGTCTGTAACAAATGATGGAATTTATAGCTTACAAGTTACCGATGACAATGGTTGTATAGCTTCTGATGATGCCTCTTTGCAATTTGTTATGCCGGTTCCAATCGATTTAGGTCCGGATAGGGCAGAGTGTGCTGGTATTACCTTAAGCATTAGTAATAGTTCTGATTATTCTAATTATGAGTGGACTTGGGATGATGGCTCAACAGTACACAATTTAAATCCAACGCCTGAATATGAATTAAAAATTGAAGAAGGAAAGGTGTCGAATAGTGGAGTGTACCATTTGCAAGTAATAGATATGAATGGTTGTGAGGTTGAAGACGAAGTAAAGATTGATTTCTATGATACGGATCCTCCTGTATTATACACCACTCAGAATCTATGTGAAGGACAAGAAATTGAAATTATTGCATCCTCGGGTTATGATAGTTATAGTTGGTCTCATGATGGTACTTCATTAAGTCAGTTGCCATCCGATCAGAATATAATTCAGGTAAGTGATGGCGGATTATATATTGTAGAGGCTGAATATAAAGGTTGCGTTAAGTTTAATGAGATTACAGTAGATGAATATTTAGCTCCTCAAATAAAGTTATCCGATCTGAACTCTATGTGCGAAGAAGGACAAGAAGTTCTGACTATTCAAAACTACCTCCAATCAGTCCCTGAAAATGTGTTTGATTATTTATATTGGAATGATGCAAATAATCAGCGTTATAGTGATTGGACAACAGCTCAGTTCATAGTTAGTTCAGCGGGAATCTATAGTGTCACAGCTGTTGATGCATTAGGATGTGTTGCAAAAGATGATGTTACCATTACCTATTATCAACCAACAGAAATTAATTTAGGCGGTCCATATGAAGAATGTAAAAGTACGGGTGTTCTATTGCAGAATCCGGTTTCGACAGCACAGGGGTATACCTGGAATTATTTAAGTGCTGATGGGGAAGAGGTTAAATCCACCGATGCTGATTATTTAGCATTAAAATCAGGTACCTATAAATTAAATATAACGGATAAAAACGGTTGTGATGCTACCGGTAATGTTGTAGTAACGGTTCATCCGGAACCAACTCTTGATTTAGGGCCCGATCAGCAAATATGCATTGGAGAATACATCGAAGTTGCAACCAGTTCTGATTATGCAATTTATAGGTGGAATGACAATCCATTATTAAATACTAATAAGTTATACCTCGATGCAAGTGGAAACTATAAACTTCAGGTAACTAATTCTTTTGGTTGTTCTGCTCAGGATGAGATTAATATAATAGTGAATCATCGACCTAAGGTTAGTATCCAGGATGAATGGGTTTGTCCTTTTGAAATCGTGGATCTGCAAGTTGATAATTTAAATGGGGGCACTTATTCATATCTGTGGTCAACAGGCGAAACAAACAACTTCATTAGTGCTGATAGAGAGGGAATTTATTCTGCAACAGTATCGTCAGGCAATGGATGTGATACAACTGTTCAGGCGTCAGTTCGTTGGCGAAGGTCTCCAAATGTTTCTTTGGGTGTTGATGAGTTTATATGCCCTCTGGATGGAATGCCGATAATAACTGCAGAGGGAGGTCCTTTTCAAAGTTATTTATGGCATAATCAACAAACAACTCCATCCATCGAAGCAAATCTGGTAGATACAGTTAATTGGGTAGTGGTAACAGATGAATTTGGATGTACAGGATATGATACCAAGTTAGTTAAACAATTTGCCGAACCTAAGCTGGAGTTACTAAACGATAGCATGGTTTGTAACTTCGATTCTTTACTAATAGGAGTTGACCATGATTTATATGTTCTTGAATGGAGCACAGGACAGCATGAAGCTGAAATATGGTTGAAAAATGCCGGAGAGTATTGGGTTAGTGTTTCTGATGGTTGCCATATTATTAAAGACACCATGCAGCTCGAAGTGTATCCAACACCTGTTGTTGCTAGCTTAGATACCAGTATTTATGCCCAAGTAGTATTGTATGCCAACGGCGGTACTCAACCTTATCTGTATGCAATAAACAATGGTTCTTTGGGTGAATCCAATGTGTTTAGCAATCTCGCTAATGGTGAACATATTTTATGTGTTGAAGATGCTAATGGATGTATGTCGTTGGATACCGTTAATATTTATAACTATCTCGATATTGATATTCCTAAGTTTTTTACTCCTAATGATGATGGATATAATGATACTTGGGTTATTGAAGGTTTAGATCGACTTCCGGATAGCGAAATCCGAATTTATGATAGATATGGAAAATTACTAATAAAATACAAAGCCTCTGATCCGGGTTGGGATGGTAAATATCTAGGTAAACCAATGAAATCAGATGACTATTGGTATGTGATTGAATTACACCCAACGGGGAAATATATTAAAGGTAATTTAACCTTAAAACGATGA
- a CDS encoding PorP/SprF family type IX secretion system membrane protein has protein sequence MKYWVSLLVILMLTFWGASAQKYYLTNQYVYDLFQMNPSAAAFQKNCITINGFYQKQWFGTDMSPSTQIVSFQAPVTGQLGSGTYVYNDQNGYHREFGLNQAFSYEILLLKKRKKVMTLSFGLAFVLEQSSVDQRDFVGDGIYDPAIPGAGENGFGFNASTGVLLKYNDIHVGFAITDILPENNPLYQSVYEPSRVADMQFHAGGSFKVADRDLYLEPLFMFRKNTLTDSRMDMNVKIYMPTPNPDWSVWGLLAYRHTADSELGKSLGMAVTGGVVYQQFSIGLEYQLGLTQAQLDYGSNYQLVCSYRICRNKKAKAIPCSKIRNSKKYNYKFLGY, from the coding sequence ATGAAGTATTGGGTGTCATTATTAGTAATACTGATGTTGACTTTTTGGGGAGCATCAGCGCAAAAATATTATCTGACTAATCAGTATGTATATGATTTGTTTCAGATGAATCCATCTGCTGCTGCTTTTCAAAAAAATTGTATAACCATAAATGGTTTTTATCAGAAACAATGGTTTGGAACCGATATGTCTCCATCAACTCAAATTGTAAGTTTTCAAGCACCTGTAACAGGTCAATTGGGTTCTGGTACATATGTTTATAATGACCAGAATGGATATCATCGCGAGTTTGGTCTAAATCAGGCATTTTCTTACGAAATATTATTACTCAAAAAAAGAAAAAAGGTGATGACTCTTTCTTTTGGTTTAGCATTTGTTTTAGAGCAGTCATCGGTTGATCAACGAGATTTTGTTGGTGATGGTATCTATGATCCGGCTATTCCTGGTGCTGGTGAGAATGGATTTGGATTTAATGCCAGTACTGGAGTATTGTTAAAATATAACGATATTCATGTTGGATTTGCTATAACAGATATTCTTCCTGAAAATAATCCTTTGTATCAATCTGTTTATGAGCCTTCCAGAGTTGCAGATATGCAGTTTCATGCAGGGGGTAGTTTTAAGGTTGCAGATCGAGACTTATATCTTGAACCTCTCTTTATGTTTCGGAAAAACACATTGACGGATAGCAGAATGGATATGAATGTTAAAATATATATGCCAACTCCTAATCCCGATTGGTCTGTTTGGGGATTATTGGCATACAGACACACTGCCGATAGCGAATTGGGAAAAAGTTTAGGTATGGCTGTTACAGGAGGAGTCGTTTATCAGCAGTTTAGTATTGGTTTAGAATATCAATTGGGTTTAACACAGGCACAACTCGATTATGGAAGCAATTATCAATTAGTATGTAGTTATAGAATTTGCCGTAATAAAAAGGCTAAAGCAATACCTTGTTCAAAAATTCGCAATAGTAAAAAGTATAACTACAAATTCCTGGGCTACTAG